Proteins from a genomic interval of Nocardia sp. BMG51109:
- a CDS encoding NUDIX hydrolase, translated as MVDSSLLEQLTTDATRDDVQQLVVGAVLQSGDKILLLQRPADDFMGGIWELPSGKVEPGEALDQALIREVKEETGLDVTHIARYLGEFDYQSGSGKKSRQFNFAVDVAAAEPVELQEHDAYAWTNLTEEPPVTDAVKQVLARYRES; from the coding sequence ATGGTCGATTCATCCCTGCTCGAACAGCTCACCACCGACGCCACCCGCGACGACGTCCAGCAACTCGTCGTCGGCGCCGTCCTCCAAAGCGGCGACAAGATCCTGCTGCTGCAACGGCCAGCCGACGACTTCATGGGTGGCATCTGGGAACTGCCCAGCGGCAAAGTCGAACCCGGCGAAGCGCTCGACCAGGCCCTCATCCGCGAAGTCAAAGAGGAAACCGGCCTCGACGTCACCCACATCGCCCGCTACCTCGGCGAGTTCGACTACCAATCCGGCAGCGGCAAGAAGAGCCGCCAGTTCAACTTCGCCGTCGACGTCGCCGCCGCCGAACCGGTCGAGCTGCAAGAGCACGACGCCTACGCCTGGACCAACCTCACCGAGGAACCGCCGGTCACCGACGCGGTCAAGCAGGTGCTAGCGCGGTACCGGGAGAGCTGA